The stretch of DNA GTCATACTTCATCTTCGCCAAACGCTGGCGCCGAAGTCGCATCACGACCGTCATGCAATTCATGAGCGAACGCTACAATCGTGTCACGCACCAGTTCTATTCCTGGGTATACGTGATCATGAAATGGTTTATCGTCGGCTTACAACTCCTGTCAACCGCCATTTTCATCTCTGTCGCCATCGGGGTGGACGTTCGCATTGTTGTCACGGTGGCCGGACTCACCATGCTGAGCTATTCGGTCCTGTCCGGTTTATGGGGTGTTTCCACCAACGATACTCTCCAATTCATTATCGTGGCATCGGTGACCATGGTGGCTACCCCCCTCAGCCTGAGCGCAGTGGGAGGCATTGGCGATTTCATCGCCAGAGTCCCGGAGGGCTTTTTCACCCTCGGACATGGTGACGTCAGCGTGCTGTTTATTATCGGCTGGATGCTACTGATGTTCTATGGCAACAACTCCAATGCTACCGTCCAGCGCTATTTCAGTGTGAAAGATGAGCGTGATGCGCGTAAAGTGGCACTTACCGCTTCGGTCCTCTTCTTTATCGGGGTTTCCCTCTGGATGATCCCCTCCATGGCCGCCCGCATCCTCTACCCCGATCTCAGTGAATTGGCCATTGGACTCCAAAATCCCTCCGAAGCGGCCTACGTTGTTATGTGTATCCAGGTCCTGCCCCACGGACTGATAGGCGTCCTGCTGGCAGCTATTTTCGCGGCTACTATGTCCAGCCTCGACTCCAGCTATAATGTCATGGCCGGGGTTTTAGTGAAGGACATCTACCAAAGACTGATCCACCCGGCCGCATCACCAAAACATCTGCTCTGGGCCAGTCGCTTGTGCATCCTGCTCATCGGTACTTCAGCTACCATGCTAGCCCTCATCCTCACCACCCACAGCGGGGGGGTCTTCGGAGTAATGAAGGATATCTCCCAGGTCATCACGGTGCCGGTTGCCACGGCCCTGTTACTCGGACTCATTGTACGGAAAACACCCCCCTGGACCGCTATCTTCTCTTTTGCGATCACCTTCCTAGTGGCCTACACCACGCGCTACGTCTATGACTTGCATCTGGGGTATCAGGCTTTTGCCGTAGTGGGTACCTCCATAACCAGCTTTACGGTCATGCGGCTCTTCTGGAACCGGGCTCCGAAGGTTGATCGGGAACGGATCGAGGCTTTCTTCCAGAAATTGGATACGCCCATTGATACTGAGACGGAGCTGGCCGAGCCGGTGGCCGCGGATGCCATCTCGATGCTGCAGGTCGTTGGGGTGCTGCTCTTCGCGGTGGGCTTGATCATCGTAGTACCAACCATTTTTCTGACGGAGTTATCCTCAATATTCATCGCACTGGGAGAAGGCACATTTCTCATCGGGCTGGGTATTTATATGTTTTTAAAGGGCCGGCGAAAAGCGCTTAAAACAGCTCAGGTATTATCAAGTGCGTAATCCTCTGATAATGTTCTGGTTAGGGATTTTATAATAGAGCATTTCTATGGTAATGTGGTGCGTACAAAACTAAAACCAACATCTTTATCTCCATATACTAGCTGGACTTACCATGACTGGCTGGCTGTGGCCAGTGCGATACTACGGAATGTGCATCCCCATTTCTCGCCCGGGCGAGCACTTGTCACCTTTGAGGGCACCCGCCCGAGTATTTATGGCCCACTATCAGATGGAGTGGAAGGATTTGCCAGGACTTTCCTGCTGGTGGGCTTTTGGCTGAAGCATCGAAGTAATGGGAAGCTGGCTCTTGAGAACGGCACACAGGTTGATTGGTTAGATATCTATCAGCAAGGCTTACTTCATGGGACCGACCCAAATCACCCTGAGTACTGGGGTGAAATCTCCGGCAAGCACCAGTATATGGTCGAAGCAGCCTCCATCTCTATCGGGCTCTATTTCTCCCGGCCTTTGATCTGGGACTCATTTTCACAACGGCAAAAGGATCAAATTGGGCGCTGGCTGCGACATATCCTCCAATTCCCATTTGAAGATAAAAACTGGGTCCTCTTCGGGGTCATCATCAACGCCTTCCTGAAAGCCGTCGGGCAGGAATTCTATCAGGACCAGATTGACTTCTATCTCGACCGCTACGATTCTTATTATGAAGCTGAAGGTTGGTATCGCGATGGCGTGGGCCCCCAGTTCGATTATTATAACCCCTGGGCACTGCACTTCTACCCGCATCTGTGGGATGAAATGGACCCGGATAAAACCCGACCGGAACTGGTGGCGG from Candidatus Neomarinimicrobiota bacterium encodes:
- a CDS encoding sodium/solute symporter (Members of the Solute:Sodium Symporter (SSS), TC 2.A.21 as described in tcdb.org, catalyze solute:Na+ symport. Known solutes for members of the family include sugars, amino acids, nucleosides, inositols, vitamins, urea or anions, depending on the system.); the protein is MPRLWLIDYTVMGCHLLLMVGVGFFFYRYVKSANDFFKSSNRLPWWVAGLSAFMSGFSAWTFTGGAGKIYESGISGAAILWASAVAVLLSYFIFAKRWRRSRITTVMQFMSERYNRVTHQFYSWVYVIMKWFIVGLQLLSTAIFISVAIGVDVRIVVTVAGLTMLSYSVLSGLWGVSTNDTLQFIIVASVTMVATPLSLSAVGGIGDFIARVPEGFFTLGHGDVSVLFIIGWMLLMFYGNNSNATVQRYFSVKDERDARKVALTASVLFFIGVSLWMIPSMAARILYPDLSELAIGLQNPSEAAYVVMCIQVLPHGLIGVLLAAIFAATMSSLDSSYNVMAGVLVKDIYQRLIHPAASPKHLLWASRLCILLIGTSATMLALILTTHSGGVFGVMKDISQVITVPVATALLLGLIVRKTPPWTAIFSFAITFLVAYTTRYVYDLHLGYQAFAVVGTSITSFTVMRLFWNRAPKVDRERIEAFFQKLDTPIDTETELAEPVAADAISMLQVVGVLLFAVGLIIVVPTIFLTELSSIFIALGEGTFLIGLGIYMFLKGRRKALKTAQVLSSA